From a region of the Mytilus galloprovincialis chromosome 3, xbMytGall1.hap1.1, whole genome shotgun sequence genome:
- the LOC143068935 gene encoding ras-related protein Rab-4B: MISAVNTENRILLALPGQFNASSRSLEMSESYDFLFKFLVIGSAGTGKSCILHQFIENKFKQDSNHTIGVEFGSKVVNVGGKSVKLQIWDTAGQERFRSVTRSYYRGAAGALLVYDITSRETYNALTNWLTDARTLASPNIVIILVGNKKDLEAEREVTFLEASRFAQENELMFLETSALTGENIEETFLKCARNILTKIESGELDPERMGSGIQYGDSSLRRLQQREQQRQKKGICDC; the protein is encoded by the exons ATGATATCAGCTGTCAACACTGAAAATAGAATCCTTTTAGCCTTACCAGGTCAATTTAATGCGTCAAGTCGTAGTTTGGAAATGTCTGAATCATACG aCTTCTTATTTAAATTCTTGGTGATAGGGAGTGCTGGTACAGGAAAATCTTGTATTTTACATCAGtttatagaaaataaat TTAAACAAGATTCTAATCACACTATTGGAGTAGAGTTTGGGAGTAAAGTGGTAAATGTTGGTGGTAAATCAGTGAAGTTACAGATCTGGGACACTGCTGGTCAGGAAAGATTCAG ATCTGTAACAAGAAGTTATTACAGAGGTGCAGCGGGTGCCCTTCTTGTGTATGATATAACAAG tcgAGAGACTTACAATGCCTTAACAAACTGGTTGACAGATGCTAGGACGCTGGCCAGTCCGAACATTGTCATCATCCTTGTAGGAAATAAAAAAGATCTGGAAGCTGAGAGAGAAGTTACATTTCTAGAGGCCAGTAGATTTGCACAAGAAAATG aaCTGATGTTTTTAGAGACCAGTGCATTGACAGGAGAAAATATTGAAGAAACATTTCTGAAGTGTGCAAGAAATATTTTGACCAAGATTGAATCAG gTGAATTAGACCCTGAGAGAATGGGATCAGGTATACAATATGGTGATAGTTCGTTACGTCGTCTACAGCAAAGAGAACAACAGCGACAGAAGAAAGGAATCTGTGACTGTTAG